A segment of the Yersinia rochesterensis genome:
GTAGCTGCGCCCGGTGACTGGGAAGCCGTGAATAAATGCCCCGACTACCATGCCCTGAGTGAAAGTGGCAATCAGCGAGCCGCCAATAAAGGCTTTATCCCAGATATGCTGTTTTTCCTGGCTGGCTTTAAAACGAAACTCAAATGCAACACCACGGAAAATGAGCCCCAGCAGCATTAAAGTCAGCGGAATAGCCAGTGCATCAAGAATAACCGCGTAAGCCAGTGGGAAAGCCCCCAGTAGCGCCGCACCACCCAGCACCAGCCAGGTTTCGTTGCCATCCCAGACTGGGGCGACGCTGTTCATCATTAAGTCCCGATCCCGGCTGTTTTTAACCAGCGGGAACAGGATGCCAATCCCTAAATCAAAGCCATCCATCACCACGTACATCATGGTGCTAAAGACAATAATGACAAACCAAATCAGTGGAAGATCAATGCCCATCATGAGCTCCTATTTGGGTTATTGTCGGACGTCAATAAATCGCCATCAGCATTAAGCGGTTCACGAATTGCTGACAGAGGGCGAGCTGGCGTGGCGTGTTGACCGGGGCCACCTTTATCTTGTTGATGACCTTCATGCGCTTTTGGTCCTTTGCGGATGAGCCGCATCATATAGGCGTAACCGACACCAAAGACTGAGCCATACACCAGGATAAATATCAGCAAGCTGATGCTCATATGTATCTCACCATGGGATGAAACTGCATCACTGGTGCGCTGTAAACCATAGACAATCCACGGCTGGCGGCCCACTTCGGTGGTAAACCAGCCCGCCAGAATAGCAATCAACCCCGATGGCCCCATCCACAATACAAAATAAAGGAAGGGACGCGACTGATACAGACCACCGCGCCAACGGAGCCACAAACTCCAAAAACCGGCCAAAATCATTAACATGCCTAACCCGACCATAATGCGGAAAGACCAAAAAACAATGGTTGAGTTCGGGCGATCTTCCGGTGGGAAAGATTTCAGCGCTGGGATCTGTTTTTCCAAGCTGTGAGTCAGAATAAGACTCCCTAAATAGGGGATTTTCAGCGCGAAATGGGTTTTCTCTTGCTTCATGTCCGGCCAGCCAAACAGGATAAGCGGCGTAGGTTCACCGGGTTTATTTTCCCAGTGCCCCTCAATGGCTGCAATTTTAGCCGGTTGATATTCCAGTGTATTTAGGCCATGGGCATCACCAATAACGGCTTGCAGTGGGGCGATAATCAAGGCCATCCACATTGCCATCGACAACATTTTCCGCATCGCGGGGGTATCGCGTTTGCGCAGTAAATGCCAGGCGGCAGAAGCACCGACAAAGAATGCTGAGGCCAGAAAAGCGGCGGTCGACATGTGCAGCAAGCGGTAGGGGAAAGAGGGGTTGAATATCACTTTTAGCCAGTCAACCGGCACCACTTGTCCATTAATCACTTCAAAGCCTTGGGGCGTTTGCATCCAGCTATTGGAAGCCAATATCCAGAAGGTCGACATGAGGGTGCCCAATGCCACCATGCAGGTGGCAAAGAAATGCAAACCGGGGCCAACACGATGCCAGCCAAACAACATCACACCAAGGAAACCGGCTTCGAGGAAGAAGGCTGTCAGGACTTCATAAGTCAGCAGCGGGCCGGTGATGCTGCCTGCAAATTCAGAGAAAAAGCTCCAGTTAGTGCCAAACTGGTAGGCCATCACCAGACCAGACACGACCCCCATACCAAAGTTGACGGCAAAGATTTTTGACCAGAAATGGTAAAGATCGCGGTAATCCTCATTTTTGGTTTTTAGCCATAAACCTTCGAGCACCGCTAGAAAGCTGGCCAGCCCAATAGTGATCGCTGGGAAGATGATATGGAACGAAATGGTGAAAGCGAATTGGATCCTGGCCAACTCGAGAGCGGTTAAGCCAAACATAGCGACCTCGCTGTAAACATGGTACTGCCTCATCAATCTAGAAAATAAATCGCGCCATATTGATTATTCGGGAGAGCTGCAACGGGCGATTATTTCGGGTGTAAACTTGGCAGTTAGTTAACCATAAGTTAAAGTGGCTATAATAGTGACAATTAATTCAATCTTACCTATAACAGTTGGTCTATGACGCGATATGAACAGTTAGCGCAACAAATTCGGGCGCAAATACAATCCAAGGTCTGGCAAGCGGGCGACAAACTGCCTTCATTGCGAGAAAGTTGTAAGCAATCGGGGTTAAGCTTAATGACCGTGGTGCAGTCTTATCAGTTATTGGAAAGTCAGGGCTGGATCGTGGCGCGCCCGCAATCGGGATATTATGTTGCTTCGCGTCCGACCCAATTGCCTCAGCCACAGCGCGGCAAAAAACTGCATCTGGATGAGCAGGTAGACATTAATACCTTTATTTTTGATGTGCTACAGGCGGGGAAAGATCCCGCCATAATACCTTTGGGTTCTGCATTTCCAGACCCGAGTTTATTGCTGCAACCCCGCTTGTCACGTGCACTAGCCAGTGTCGCGCGCAAAATATCACCACAAAGCTCAATGACTAACTTACCGCCGGGCAATGAAAGTTTACGGCGCAATATTGCTCAGCGTTATGCCGCTAGTGGGATGAATGTTTCACCGGAGGAAATTGTGATTACCGCCGGTGCGATGGAGTCGCTTAGCCTTAGTTTACAGTCGGTTACGCAACCCGGAGATTGGGTAGTGATTGAGTCGCCAGCATTTTATGGTGCATTGCAGGCCATTGAACGCTTGCGCTTAAAAGCCATCGCCATTACCACACACCCGCAGCAGGGGATGGATCTCGATGCGCTTGAGCAGGTCATCAGTCAGTACCCCATCAAAGCTTGTTGGTTAATGACGCATTTCCAGAATCCGCTAGGTTGCACTATGTCTTGGCCACAGAAAAAACGGCTGGTGGGTTTGCTGCAACAAAATAATATCTCGCTGATTGAAGATGATGTTTATGGCGAATTGTATTTCGGCGCTGAGCGCCCGTTGCCGGCCAAAGCCCTCGATCAACACCGGCAAATTTTGCATTGCTCCTCTTTTTCTAAATGTTTGGCTCCGGGGTTTCGCGTCGGCTGGGTCGCGGCAGGTGAACACGCGCAGCGGGTGCAACATTTGCAATTGATGAGTACGGTTTCCGCCAGTGTTCCGACCCAGTTAGCCATTGCCGATTATCTCAGCCAAGGGGGGTACGATACTCACCTGCGCCGTTTGCGCCGCATCATGGAACAGCGGCTCAATGCACTGCGCCAGGCAGTGGTGGAGCACTTTCCCAAGAATGTTAAAATCAGTCACCCCGCAGGGGGATATTTCTTATGGCTGGAGCTGGAACCGCCTTTCAATGCCAGTGAGTTATACCAGCGAGCACTGGCGCAGGGGGTCAGTATTGCACCGGGGCGAATGTTTACCACCGGCAAGCAATTTGATCACTGTTTTCGTTTGAATGCTTCATTTGCCTGGTCGGAACAAAGTGAAAAGGCCATTCGCATTTTGGCTATGTTGATAATTCAACTGACCTGTGGTGATGATAGCCGCTCGCGTTAGCCCGGCCACCTTTCCTCAATACTCTGCTTTTCAATACAATCAAGGCTTCTCAATACAATCAGACAGGCGGCTCCAGAAAATGGAGCCATAGCCACATTTTATTCTGCTGAAATGACCGCTTTATTTTTACTTTCGCTATTGTGATAAGTAAACGTGTTATGCATAAACGGCTTAATCCCACACTTCTTACCCACTTATTCAACAGTAGAAATGCACTTAATTGATGCGCTCAATGCTCATTTATAGGGCGCTAAGAATATCTATTGTTGATTTTATGTTGCCAAAGTGTGATCTGACAGAGCAAAAATCAAAATTGGCATTGAATGCATATAATTTCGAGTGAAACCCACGGGATAGGCCAATTTAGCCGATTAATACAGTATGAATGCTGGCTATTTGCATAATTATGCATTTTAAATATTTGTTTTAATGGGAATTAAACATTTTATTCACATTGTAGTCGGTGTGGCACGAAAGCTGCTCTACACTTTATGTCAGGTGAATATATTTCATTCTTCATTATTTCCAGAATAAGAGATTTTGTTGGGTGGCAAAGTGGTTCCTCACGACAAGTTTCTCATCCTTATTTACGCTGATTAAAGAGGTCTCTATGGAACAGCCAATCCCGGTTACCCGACAGTCTTTTGATGAATGGATAGTCCCGACCTATGCTCCGGCAGATTTTATTGTGGTACGTGGTGAAGGGGCATTGTTGTGGGATCAGCAGGGTAAATCTTATATCGATTTTGCCGGGGGTATTGCTGTCAATGCCTTGGGGCATGGGCATCCTGCCGTGAAAGCTGCATTGATTGAGCAAGCAGACAAAGTATGGCATTTGGGCAATGGCTATACCAATGAGCCGGTACTGCGTCTGGCGAAGCAATTGATTGATGCCACCTTCGCCGAGAAAGTGTTTTTTTGTAACTCAGGGGCTGAAGCCAATGAAGCGGCGCTGAAACTGGCACGCAAATATGCATTGGATAATTTTGCCAATAAACCGGGGCAACAGGGTGAAAAGAATCAGATTGTCGCCTTTAG
Coding sequences within it:
- a CDS encoding PLP-dependent aminotransferase family protein, which encodes MTRYEQLAQQIRAQIQSKVWQAGDKLPSLRESCKQSGLSLMTVVQSYQLLESQGWIVARPQSGYYVASRPTQLPQPQRGKKLHLDEQVDINTFIFDVLQAGKDPAIIPLGSAFPDPSLLLQPRLSRALASVARKISPQSSMTNLPPGNESLRRNIAQRYAASGMNVSPEEIVITAGAMESLSLSLQSVTQPGDWVVIESPAFYGALQAIERLRLKAIAITTHPQQGMDLDALEQVISQYPIKACWLMTHFQNPLGCTMSWPQKKRLVGLLQQNNISLIEDDVYGELYFGAERPLPAKALDQHRQILHCSSFSKCLAPGFRVGWVAAGEHAQRVQHLQLMSTVSASVPTQLAIADYLSQGGYDTHLRRLRRIMEQRLNALRQAVVEHFPKNVKISHPAGGYFLWLELEPPFNASELYQRALAQGVSIAPGRMFTTGKQFDHCFRLNASFAWSEQSEKAIRILAMLIIQLTCGDDSRSR
- a CDS encoding cytochrome ubiquinol oxidase subunit I, translating into MFGLTALELARIQFAFTISFHIIFPAITIGLASFLAVLEGLWLKTKNEDYRDLYHFWSKIFAVNFGMGVVSGLVMAYQFGTNWSFFSEFAGSITGPLLTYEVLTAFFLEAGFLGVMLFGWHRVGPGLHFFATCMVALGTLMSTFWILASNSWMQTPQGFEVINGQVVPVDWLKVIFNPSFPYRLLHMSTAAFLASAFFVGASAAWHLLRKRDTPAMRKMLSMAMWMALIIAPLQAVIGDAHGLNTLEYQPAKIAAIEGHWENKPGEPTPLILFGWPDMKQEKTHFALKIPYLGSLILTHSLEKQIPALKSFPPEDRPNSTIVFWSFRIMVGLGMLMILAGFWSLWLRWRGGLYQSRPFLYFVLWMGPSGLIAILAGWFTTEVGRQPWIVYGLQRTSDAVSSHGEIHMSISLLIFILVYGSVFGVGYAYMMRLIRKGPKAHEGHQQDKGGPGQHATPARPLSAIREPLNADGDLLTSDNNPNRSS